The Agromyces mangrovi genome contains a region encoding:
- a CDS encoding LacI family DNA-binding transcriptional regulator, translating to MATYHDLRRETGLSLATISKYFNGGNVLEENARSIEEAAKRLEFRPNTFARNLRTRRTRTVGVLLPDLTSDFYLSILSGIERRLRDNGVSMLICVDHHEDEGVDDAVEFLASRMVDGVITVPSTRALPGLRTLAAQGTPVVAIDWPADGVEADAVVIDNEEAAAMAIQRLADRGHRRIAFIGNDRVPTIRARERGVRNQLAARRIPVREEYIARSPMSVEGGRLAMQRLLLLEERPTAVFCSMNLVGVGALTALAESGLRVPDDMSFVGFDMPLLARMTDPPLDMVNQRVGDLARASADLMLRRLDPEAPAVPPQTVVLHAEFLHGGSVADIRRQS from the coding sequence GTGGCCACCTACCATGACCTCCGGCGCGAGACCGGGCTGTCGCTCGCGACGATCTCGAAGTACTTCAACGGCGGCAACGTGCTCGAGGAGAACGCGCGCAGCATCGAGGAGGCCGCGAAGCGGCTCGAGTTCCGGCCGAACACCTTCGCCCGCAACCTCCGCACACGGCGCACGCGCACGGTCGGCGTGCTGCTGCCCGACCTCACGAGCGACTTCTACCTGTCGATCCTCTCGGGCATCGAGCGGCGGCTCCGCGACAACGGCGTGAGCATGCTCATCTGCGTCGACCACCACGAGGACGAGGGCGTCGACGACGCGGTCGAGTTCCTCGCCTCGCGCATGGTCGACGGCGTCATCACCGTGCCGAGCACGCGCGCGCTGCCCGGCCTGCGCACGCTCGCGGCACAGGGCACGCCCGTGGTCGCGATCGACTGGCCCGCAGACGGCGTCGAGGCCGACGCCGTCGTGATCGACAACGAGGAGGCGGCGGCGATGGCGATCCAGCGCCTCGCCGACCGCGGGCACCGTCGCATCGCGTTCATCGGCAACGACCGCGTGCCGACCATCCGCGCCCGCGAGCGCGGCGTGCGCAACCAGCTCGCCGCCCGCCGCATCCCGGTGCGGGAGGAGTACATCGCCCGCTCCCCCATGTCGGTCGAGGGCGGCCGGCTCGCCATGCAGCGGCTGCTGCTGCTCGAGGAGCGCCCCACCGCCGTGTTCTGCTCCATGAACCTGGTCGGCGTCGGCGCGCTCACCGCGCTCGCCGAGTCGGGGCTGCGCGTGCCCGACGACATGTCGTTCGTCGGGTTCGACATGCCCCTGCTCGCGCGCATGACCGATCCGCCGCTCGACATGGTCAATCAACGGGTGGGCGACCTGGCACGGGCATCCGCCGACCTCATGCTGCGCCGCCTCGACCCCGAGGCCCCGGCGGTGCCGCCGCAGACCGTCGTGCTGCACGCCGAGTTCCTGCACGGCGGGTCGGTGGCCGACATCCGCCGCCAGTCGTGA